In a genomic window of Gammaproteobacteria bacterium:
- a CDS encoding glycosyltransferase, with protein MRPLSMAPAVLIALAAAALTVTLWAYFNQPQTEPPWPTTIQGFAFEPYRAGQNPAANQYPSDAEIDADLRLLAGKTYAIRTYSVDGTLGDIPRLAAKYHINVALGAWIDKDQKYDAAQVARAIAIAKTHANVVRIMIGNEAVLRGDVSVEELIPYLDEARAEISQPVSTAEPWYSWMQHPELAKHVDYLAVHMLPYWEGVNVHDAVPYIAARMRDLQRVFPGKPIVIAEVGWPSVGLTRHAAVASTANEALFLRRFLALAGAQHWTYYLMEAFDQPWKGNSAEGDVGAYWGVYNVYRQPKFNFIRPIVSVPDWRLLAGISVLVASLVLLLIFRDSRRLKKRGLGFLAVIVYAASTIIVWIIHEYLHRYLTVSSIIVGILLLLGMIGVILVLLAEAHEWAEAHWVRMRRRQFKPASVPDAALPMVSVHVPAHNEPPDMLKQTLDALAALDYPRYEVLVIDNNTGDEVVWRPIQTHCQKLGARFRFFHVAPLAGFKAGALNFALRHTDSAVQVVAVIDSDYVVNRNWLRDLVPVFAADKIAVVQAPQDYRDAEQNAFKAMCYAEYRGFFYVGMITRNERNAIIQHGTMTMIRRALLDRLGWAEWCITEDAELGLRVFEEGLEAAYIPKSYGCGLMPDTFLDYKKQRFRWAYGAVQILKRHARALFTRASRLTLGQRYHFLAGWLPWLADGFNLLFNLSAMLWSLAMINFPHEAGLPMVVFSVLPLSLFVFRIAKLLFLYRTNVGANLRQTLAAAIAGLALTHTIGLAVMIGMFTRNKPFFRTPKQAPRHALLQALAASREELLMMLALWLCAFSVYTRVGLAIQNISVWVVVLLIQSVPYCASLALALISASPSLPATVIGRAENMDVLAHAVLKAESS; from the coding sequence ATGCGTCCCCTGAGCATGGCCCCGGCCGTGCTCATCGCGCTGGCGGCCGCGGCCCTGACGGTCACGTTGTGGGCATACTTCAACCAGCCGCAAACCGAGCCGCCCTGGCCCACCACCATCCAGGGTTTTGCCTTCGAACCCTACCGCGCCGGCCAAAACCCCGCCGCCAATCAGTATCCCAGCGATGCCGAGATCGATGCCGATCTCAGACTGCTGGCCGGCAAAACCTACGCCATCCGCACCTACAGCGTGGACGGCACGCTCGGCGACATTCCACGCCTCGCGGCCAAATACCACATCAACGTGGCGTTGGGCGCGTGGATAGACAAGGATCAGAAATACGACGCCGCCCAAGTGGCGCGCGCCATCGCCATTGCCAAAACCCATGCCAATGTGGTGCGCATCATGATCGGCAACGAAGCGGTGCTGCGCGGCGACGTGTCGGTTGAAGAATTGATTCCGTATCTGGACGAAGCCCGCGCTGAGATCTCCCAGCCGGTGTCCACTGCCGAGCCCTGGTACAGCTGGATGCAGCACCCGGAGCTTGCCAAACATGTGGACTACCTCGCGGTGCACATGCTGCCCTACTGGGAAGGCGTGAACGTGCACGACGCGGTACCTTACATCGCGGCACGCATGCGCGACCTGCAACGTGTCTTTCCCGGCAAGCCCATCGTCATTGCCGAAGTCGGCTGGCCAAGTGTGGGACTGACCAGGCACGCGGCCGTGGCTTCCACCGCCAATGAAGCGCTGTTTCTGCGCCGCTTCCTGGCGCTGGCCGGCGCGCAGCACTGGACCTATTACCTGATGGAAGCCTTCGATCAGCCGTGGAAGGGCAATTCCGCCGAGGGTGACGTGGGCGCCTACTGGGGCGTGTACAACGTGTACCGTCAGCCCAAGTTCAACTTCATCCGGCCCATCGTCAGCGTGCCTGACTGGCGTCTGTTGGCCGGTATTTCGGTGCTGGTGGCCTCGCTGGTGTTGCTGCTGATTTTCCGGGATAGCCGCCGGCTCAAGAAACGCGGTCTGGGATTCTTGGCGGTGATCGTGTACGCGGCGAGTACCATCATCGTGTGGATCATCCATGAGTATCTGCATCGCTACCTTACGGTGAGCAGCATTATCGTGGGCATTCTGCTGCTGCTCGGCATGATCGGCGTGATTCTGGTGCTGCTCGCCGAGGCCCACGAGTGGGCCGAGGCTCATTGGGTGAGAATGCGCCGGCGCCAGTTTAAACCCGCGAGCGTGCCGGACGCGGCGCTGCCCATGGTGTCAGTGCATGTGCCGGCCCACAACGAGCCGCCGGACATGCTCAAGCAGACCCTGGATGCACTCGCGGCGCTGGATTATCCGCGCTATGAAGTACTGGTGATCGACAACAACACCGGCGATGAGGTGGTTTGGCGGCCGATACAAACGCATTGTCAAAAGCTGGGTGCGCGTTTCCGGTTCTTTCACGTGGCGCCGCTCGCCGGCTTCAAGGCCGGCGCGCTCAACTTTGCACTGCGCCACACCGACTCCGCGGTACAGGTGGTCGCGGTGATTGACAGCGATTACGTGGTGAACCGCAACTGGCTGCGGGACCTGGTACCGGTGTTCGCCGCAGACAAAATCGCCGTGGTACAGGCGCCGCAGGATTACCGCGACGCTGAACAGAACGCCTTCAAGGCCATGTGCTATGCGGAATACCGCGGTTTTTTCTACGTCGGCATGATCACGCGCAACGAGAGAAACGCCATCATCCAGCACGGCACCATGACCATGATCCGCCGTGCGCTGCTTGACCGGCTCGGGTGGGCGGAATGGTGCATCACCGAGGACGCCGAACTTGGATTGCGCGTGTTCGAGGAAGGCCTGGAAGCCGCCTACATTCCCAAAAGCTACGGCTGCGGCTTGATGCCCGACACCTTCCTGGATTACAAAAAGCAGCGTTTTCGCTGGGCTTATGGCGCGGTGCAGATTCTCAAGCGTCACGCGCGCGCCCTGTTCACGCGCGCGAGCCGCCTCACGCTCGGCCAGCGCTACCACTTCCTGGCCGGCTGGTTGCCGTGGCTCGCGGACGGCTTCAACCTGCTGTTCAACTTGAGCGCCATGCTGTGGTCGCTGGCGATGATCAATTTCCCGCATGAAGCCGGCCTGCCGATGGTGGTGTTTTCGGTGCTGCCGTTGTCGCTGTTCGTGTTCCGCATCGCCAAACTGCTGTTCCTGTATCGCACCAACGTCGGCGCCAATCTGCGCCAGACACTGGCCGCGGCGATCGCGGGGCTCGCACTCACCCACACCATCGGCCTCGCGGTCATGATCGGAATGTTCACTCGCAATAAACCGTTCTTCCGCACTCCCAAACAGGCGCCGCGGCACGCGCTGCTGCAGGCACTCGCCGCCTCCCGCGAAGAGCTCTTGATGATGCTGGCGTTATGGTTATGCGCCTTCAGCGTATATACGCGCGTCGGCCTCGCCATCCAGAACATTTCCGTATGGGTGGTGGTGCTCCTGATCCAGTCGGTCCCTTACTGTGCCTCGCTCGCGCTGGCGCTGATCTCGGCGTCGCCCTCGTTGCCCGCGACAGTCATCGGTCGAGCCGAGAATATGGATGTGCTGGCGCATGCGGTACTCAAGGCCGAAAGCAGCTAA